Part of the Paracoccus sp. MC1862 genome, GCCACAACGACAGATGGTTGGCCTGCAGCCCGTGCCGTGCCGCGACCTCGTTCACCGTCACACCCGGGCGCAGCGTCTCCGCCACGATCCACGCTTTCACCTCATCCGGCCAAGTCCGCCGATGGCGACCGCCGCCATCGAGCGGGAGAACCTCCAGTGTAGCCGCCATGGAGAAACTCCCTCCCGCCCATCACAGGACATCCCGATCCCAGATCAGAACAGGCCAGAGAAGGTGGGAGCAGAACAGCGCTTACCTTCGACCGAAGCGGGCTCATTGTGCACGTCAGAGCGATAGTTCTCGATGAACTTGTAGCTTCTGACCTCGTGCTTCGTTGCCTCGTCCACTGCCCAGAACATGAAGCTGCTGATCGGATATCCCTTCAGCAACGAATCGAAAAGCGCCACGATCTAATTCGAGGAGCAGACATAGGGCCGCTGAATCGCAGGCAAGAAGTAGCGGCGGTTCACGTCGTCGATGACGGACCCGATCGTGCGGGAAGCGTAGCTCATGGAGGCCGACCAGTTCAAACAAGGGAGAGGATGAGATTTCCACCTAGAATAACTGTTCGTGGTGCACGTCAAGGCCCTGCGGATAGGGCCACGGCATGGAGCGGAGCAACGAACCTCTCGTGGCTGCCTTTGCGGACACCCTTCGTCGTCGACGAGAAAAGGCCGGGTTGACGCAGGAGGATTTGGCCGAACGCTCCGACACCTCGGCACGCTTCATCTCATTCCTGGAAACCCGGCGCCGTCAGCCCTCCCTTTCGGCGCTTGCCGCTCTCAGCGAGGGGTTGGGCATCAGCATGGCCGACTTGGTTTCGGACGTAGAGGGCAACTATCGCCCGCTACGGGACAGCCTGCCGGAAAACAGGTGTTCGGAGCCGGACACGGAAGGCAGGGAAGGCCTCCAGCAGCGCCGTTAAGAGGCGCCTGCTCAGGATACATACCGCGGTCAGAGGGTTTACAAAGCGATAGCCTGAAGAAGTTGATGCACGTGCTCCAGCGAAGCGCCTGCCCCATAGCGCTCGCGATTCAGCCGATGTTCGAGCAGATCACGCCGAATCCGCTCGTCGATACCGGCAGCCAACATGCGATCCTCAAAGCTGTGGCGGAGAGAGTAGAGGACATGGCCTGGGCTTTCCTTGAGACCGTTCTCGGAGAGAAACTTGTTGATTGTCGCCGAAAGGCCCGGCTTGTTGCGGTAACGGCTGAATCCGTCCTTGCACTCGCGCATGGCTGCCAAGGAAACACCCACAAGCGGGATCTTTCGCTTCGAATAGAGGCTCTTTATGTGCCGGCCCTCTGGCAGGATTTCAATGAAGGGGACCTTCGCCGACAGGTGAATATGCGCAGGCAGCAGTGCAGCCACTTCCGACGGCCTCGCACCCGTGTTGACCATCACACGAAGAATATTTCGCGCCTTGATGTTCAGACCATCAAGTGCACCGGGAGCCAGCAGCTTGGTCTTTATCCACTCGTTGCTGAAAGGCGGGCGATTCTTCTGATCGGTCTTCTTGAGGGTAAGGACACCAAGAGGGAGGTTCAGCCCGAGCCGCTTGAGTTCGTTGACGGTGAACAGGATGCTCG contains:
- a CDS encoding helix-turn-helix domain-containing protein, with amino-acid sequence MERSNEPLVAAFADTLRRRREKAGLTQEDLAERSDTSARFISFLETRRRQPSLSALAALSEGLGISMADLVSDVEGNYRPLRDSLPENRCSEPDTEGREGLQQRR
- the xerC gene encoding tyrosine recombinase XerC, which gives rise to MSADQKRIWINPRKKAVANFIEQIDDLALDQITRDHMLDFRKWWSDRVSDGEVSTNSANKEIGHLSSILFTVNELKRLGLNLPLGVLTLKKTDQKNRPPFSNEWIKTKLLAPGALDGLNIKARNILRVMVNTGARPSEVAALLPAHIHLSAKVPFIEILPEGRHIKSLYSKRKIPLVGVSLAAMRECKDGFSRYRNKPGLSATINKFLSENGLKESPGHVLYSLRHSFEDRMLAAGIDERIRRDLLEHRLNRERYGAGASLEHVHQLLQAIAL